In one Vanessa tameamea isolate UH-Manoa-2023 chromosome 12, ilVanTame1 primary haplotype, whole genome shotgun sequence genomic region, the following are encoded:
- the LOC113393015 gene encoding odorant receptor 46a-like translates to METKLSYNSVSPHLLRLRFGGYYQIDPRSPKLRKMLHTIYMRISLAWILVYTILQAIKVYEVREEIDKVMATLFLFLTHTDSIYKQVVLTIRSDEIEELLDIMRGSLYNQDNPDHKSFLLEVARYSVLILHLDNILALFTCFLWVVLPFVLHLQGKLVEFAVWLPFDVNMDPVFYFTALYVWVTTSWLAFCNTSMDVMVSFLLAQCKTQLSIVRHDLENLMQTSKEESSSTGESYPDVINRRFNKILQHHVQIIYFAKKVEHIFGNAVAYQFLASGWIICTSVYRMVEMNPASIQFLSMVLYIFCMLLQIFMYCYYGNEVTHESKKLMQSAYFMDWLNANVKHRRHLIFFMERVKCPILPLAGVIIPLSNETFVSIVKSSYTFYALLKNNNL, encoded by the exons ATGGAAACAAAACTATCTTATAACAGCGTATCGCCGCATTTACTGCGTTTACGCTTTGGTGGTTATTATCAAATTGATCCAAGGTCGCCGAAATTACGAAAAATGCTACATACTATTTATATGCGCATTAGTCTTGCATGGATATTAGTTTATACAATACTACAAGCGATTAAAGTATATGag GTGAGAGAAGAAATTGATAAAGTTATGGCAACACTGTTTTTATTTCTGACTCACACCGATTCAATCTATAAGCAAGTTGTTTTAACGATAAGGTCAGACGAGATTGAGGAGTTGTTGGATATAATGAGAG GTTCCCTTTACAATCAAGATAATCCTGATcacaaatcatttttattggaGGTAGCTCGATACAGTGTCCTTATACTACATCTAGACAACATATTGGCGTTATTTACTTGTTTTCTTTGGGTGGTTTTGCCGTTCGTACTACACTTACAAGGAAAGCTCGTAGAATTTGCTGTTTGGTTACCTTTTGATGTGAATATGGATCcagt attttatttCACAGCTTTATATGTGTGGGTGACAACATCATGGCTTGCATTTTGTAATACAAGTATGGATGTTATGGTTTCATTTCTTTTAGCACAATGTAAAACACAACTTTCCATAGTAAg aCATGATCTCGAAAATTTAATGCAAACAAGCAAAGAAGAAAGTTCATCAACTGGAGAATCTTACCCAGATGTTATAAACagaagatttaataaaatattacaacatcaTGTACAAATTATTTA tTTTGCCAAAAAAGTCGAGCATATATTTGGCAATGCGGTGGCTTACCAGTTTCTAGCAAGCGGGTGGATTATTTGTACATCAGTGTACAGAATGGTCGAA ATGAATCCGGCATCTATTCAATTTTTATCGAtggtattatacattttttgtatgCTTCTTCAAATATTCATGTACTGCTACTATGGTAATGAAGTTACTCAtgag AGTAAAAAGCTTATGCAATCTGCTTATTTTATGGACTGGCTGAATGCAAATGTTAAACATCGACGTCATCTTATTTTTTTCATGGAAAGAGTAAAGTGTCCCATACTACCTTTAGCAGGAGTTATCATTCCACTTTCAAATGAAACATTTGTTTCG ATAGTGAAAAGTTCTTACACATTCTACGCTCTTTTGAAGAATAATAACTTATAG